CGCACCGACCCACACTAGACCCTAGCGTATCCCCAACCGACGACCATTCGGTTGGTCGTGTCTCATGGCGTGTGCTCCAACAGCACCCTCCTAAGATGGACTATATGATAGGAATATAAATCTATGTCGTGCCGCCTTGATACGGTTCAAAATATACTGTCCATAGTTTCTCTTTGTGCCTCTGATGTTAAGTCAACAATGAAAGCCACTTTCCGCATTATATTTCTTGCCACTAGCTGTTTCGCTACCAATCTCGCCTCTAGAGATGATACCCCTCTGGTATCCTCCGTTGGCCAGGCAGTAGCGATTCCGTCATGGGACTTACAGTCGTCGTCTGTGGTCGGCAATGACTTACAAGCCCTGTCCAACACTGGCGTCGACACGTCGTCCTGGTACCATGTTCAGCAATCTCGATGCACTCTCATGGGATGCCTGCTCGGTGCGGGGGAGTACGAAGAGTCTGACCTCTGGTTCTCGGACAACCTCAACCACGTCGACAATAGCCGGTTCAATGTACCATGGGTGTACAGGAGTACCTTCTCACTTCCCGTAGGGTCACGCCATTATATTCTCGAGACTAACGGCATCACATCAAAGGCCGACATTTTCCTGAATGGCCGTCAGATCGCCGATGCGGAGTCTCAGGCTGGGGCTTATGCAGGCCACACCTACGACGTCACGGGTCAAGTTAGCGCCAGTAATGCCCTCGTTGTCAAGGTCCACCCAACTGATTACCATCGTGACCTTGCTGTCGGTTTCGCGGATTGGAACCCCAGTCCACCGGACAATGGAACGGGACTATGGCGCGATATTACTATAAAGCAGACTGGCCCGATCTCTATTGGACCCCTGAACGCTGTTATAGATATCGACTTACCAGTCGAACGCAACGCGGCAACAGTTACTCTCCGCGCCAAGGTTCAGAACCTCGAAAGGACCAGCATCGAGTTCATTGCCGAGGCGACTATCTGGGATTCGGCTGGCCAGCAGGTCGTCGCCCTCAACCAATCGGCAACTCTAGGCCCTAGAGAGTCAGGGACGGTTGCTTTCAACCACACCATCCCGAGCCCAGAAATCTGGTGGCCGAGACAGTGGGGTGCTCAGCCCCTTTACACCGCCAAAGTTATACTGCGCGCCAATGCAACTCTTTCGGATATTGCTCATGCAAAGTTCGGCGTCAGAACCGTCACTTCTGAATTAAATAAATTTAAGGACAGACAATTCAAGGTCAACGGGTATCCATTCCAGGTCATTGGCAGCGGATACTCCCCCGACATGTTCCTGCGTTGGGACCCTAGCAAGTTTGGAGCCATTGCCCGTTACATGCTGGATATGGGTTTAAACACCATTCGCCTAGAAGGCAAGATGGAACAACCCGATCTCTATGAAGTCACTGACGCCTTGGGTCTTATGGtaatggctggctgggaaTGTTGCAACAAGTGGGAAGCCTGGGAATACAACGATGACATTAAGGCACCTGAGCTTTGGGGTGAGCACGACTATGCCGTTGCTAATGAAAGCATCAAGCATGAGGCTGCAGTATTGCAGCCACATCCTAGTGTTCTCGCGTTCATGGTGGGTAGCGACTACGGCCCAGATAAGAAGGCAACGACGATTTATATGGCCGCACTCAAGGATGTTGGCTGGCAGAcgcccatcatcagctcAATTAGCGGAGACGGCAACCATGAGCCGCTTGAAGACGCTGGCATAAGGATGGAGGGGCCGTACAATTGGTCCCCTCCAACCTATTGGTACGACAAAGAACATCGACGAGGCTCAGCATTTGGTTTCGTTGCTGAGCAGGGATCTGGCGTTGGCACTCCTGAAATGGGTAGCCTCAGGAAGTTTTTGAACAAAACCGACCTAGATGACCTTTGGATGGAACCTGGCAAACAACTATTTCACCTGCCACGAGGTGAATTTCAGAGTCGAAAGGATTACAACAAGGCCCTTTTTGAGCGTTACGGTGCTCCCAAATCTTTAGACGACTACCTCATCAAGGCTCAACTGATGGACTACGAAGCAGCGAGAGTTCAATATGAGGCCTTCTCTACCCGGTTGACCGCGACTCGCCCAGCGACAGGGACAATTTACTGGATGCTAAACAACGTCTGGCCCGGTATGAATTGGCATCAATTTGATTACTATTTGCACCCAGCAGGTGCCTATTTCGGCACCAAGGTCGGGTCT
The DNA window shown above is from Pochonia chlamydosporia 170 chromosome Unknown PCv3seq00012, whole genome shotgun sequence and carries:
- a CDS encoding glycosyl hydrolase (similar to Neosartorya fischeri NRRL 181 XP_001267603.1), which codes for MKATFRIIFLATSCFATNLASRDDTPLVSSVGQAVAIPSWDLQSSSVVGNDLQALSNTGVDTSSWYHVQQSRCTLMGCLLGAGEYEESDLWFSDNLNHVDNSRFNVPWVYRSTFSLPVGSRHYILETNGITSKADIFLNGRQIADAESQAGAYAGHTYDVTGQVSASNALVVKVHPTDYHRDLAVGFADWNPSPPDNGTGLWRDITIKQTGPISIGPLNAVIDIDLPVERNAATVTLRAKVQNLERTSIEFIAEATIWDSAGQQVVALNQSATLGPRESGTVAFNHTIPSPEIWWPRQWGAQPLYTAKVILRANATLSDIAHAKFGVRTVTSELNKFKDRQFKVNGYPFQVIGSGYSPDMFLRWDPSKFGAIARYMLDMGLNTIRLEGKMEQPDLYEVTDALGLMVMAGWECCNKWEAWEYNDDIKAPELWGEHDYAVANESIKHEAAVLQPHPSVLAFMVGSDYGPDKKATTIYMAALKDVGWQTPIISSISGDGNHEPLEDAGIRMEGPYNWSPPTYWYDKEHRRGSAFGFVAEQGSGVGTPEMGSLRKFLNKTDLDDLWMEPGKQLFHLPRGEFQSRKDYNKALFERYGAPKSLDDYLIKAQLMDYEAARVQYEAFSTRLTATRPATGTIYWMLNNVWPGMNWHQFDYYLHPAGAYFGTKVGSRIEHVAYDYVDKSVWLINRSLNHLGSRRVDIEVMDLTGNLVFNTSAIVETTANNASKVAEVKGLDKVNGTVLLRILLSDPEKGVSSRNIYWVANSDDVPDWGKMAVEYTGMTSYADYTSLGKMQRAELSVNASKSAASNSHTVLLENLSQIPAFFISLSLIDSDGQDTNPVLWSDNYVTLWPNEKLELQVTQPDGKGVGLQIRGWNVDATMINL